The Tamandua tetradactyla isolate mTamTet1 chromosome 6, mTamTet1.pri, whole genome shotgun sequence genome contains the following window.
GGGTGGGGTGTGGGGCGGGAGGGTGGTGGCCTGAGACGGCTCCCGGCTGTGCCTAGGAATTGGCCTTTGTAAAGAGCAGAATGCACTTCCTCTTTTTTCCAGACTTGCCTGAAGTATGTGGATTACCTTGGggtacttttctctttttatacaaTCTACTGTATTTACTGAGGACTTATTAATGAGTTCTGTACTGACCactatttcatataaaaatgtgGGTGAGGATAAGGTTTCTCCCCTCAGAAGCTTACTCTCTAGTAAAGTCGTTAGGGAAAAGCCTCAAGCATTGGTACTATAAATTAGATTAAAATACCTTCtatgtatctttcatctctgtcttCCCCAATGTCTGGTACAAAGgtgtttagtaaatatttgcCAAGTGACAGTACTCATTATCCGTTTGATGCCgttttaattatttattgctCCGAAAGGGAATTCAGtcatttcaatgatttttaaactTAACATCCAGCATTGTTCAGACAGGAAGAGTACTTGTATTAGTAATTCATGATTATACAGTCAGTCTCCATCCATTTTATTTGTCCAAATGTTTTACTGCAGTTATGTGCTTCAACAGAGTCTATGCgataaaataacttcagaaatgTTAACTCATCTGGGCAAACCAACCAACATCTAATAAGGAATTTCTTGTCTTCCATCTGTTTTACTTGCATCTCATACCAAAAACTTAAATGGTATGCAGAAGTGATTCCCACACCCAGACCAACACACAATTCAATGACATCATTCTCAgttaactagaaaaaaataaacaatatataggcacctcttttcttttattctcatgaGACAGCACAGACACTTAGGTATTCATATTTCATAATTGAATTCATGTGGATCTTTGAATACTTGGGCTTCAAATTCCATCTGGCTCTGCAAAATAAAAGCATTCAAGTAAATATGGACTTCCAAACAAGGTAGAGCAAAACAAAATGTTCCACATGTCTCCTTTATTTTGTAAAGAGAGATGGGCTAACCTAAGAAGTGTGGGAATCAAAAGGTTCAGATTTCCATGCATGTTTCACTCCCATGGGGCTTGGTTTGGGGACACAAAGATGAACAAAACTGCACAGACCCAGTTTTCCTGAGTCTCCAGTGCGGCGGCTGAGACCAGCAGAAAACTGGCCAGAATGTTCGGTGCAGTGAGCGCTACAATGGGGACTGTATATGGTGGGCCCTGGGGTTTGGGAGGATGGACCGGTCACAGGCGGGCGGGGCCATGGGCGCAGGCTTCCTGGAGCAGGGGAGGCTGGACTGAGAGCCCAGTGAGGAGGACACACAACCCAAAACAAAGGGACCTGAGAGGGTTCCCAGGTCTGCTAACAGGGAGGTAGTGGCGACCTGGACAATAGTGGACTCGGGGGGACAGGAAGAAGCTGGACCAGTACCATAGGTCATACATCTAAACaattctttcaagaaatttgGCTGTGAAGGGGACAGACATTGGACAGGAAGGAGAAGTAGATGTGGGCTTAAGGaagttctctcttcttccttgcctttccctccctccccttccccctcccttctcACACTATTTCTAAGATGGGACAGGTTTGAATCTGTCTAAAATTCTGATGAGAAGGTGTTGGCCAGAGGGAAAAGATGCAAGATACAGGTAAAGGTAAAGGATGAAATAGTTACAGAGGAAATGGAAGGAGATAGAGCCAGAACTTTCCATCAGGTGTTTCTGAGACTCATTCCTTCAACATTTATTAGGTACCTGTCATGTGCTCgcagaatgtggagaaataatggtaaaaagaagtcaaagtttctgccctcagggagcttacaTCCAGGTGGTGGAACCAACAGTGAGCAAGTGAGTAGATATATCACTTTGGGTAATCACTATATAAAGTAACACAGGGTTAGGGGATAGAAGGGAAGGTCCAAGGTGGTTAGGGTGGCCAAGCCAAGACTCTGGGAGGAAGTGACAGAGGACGTGAGGCCTGGGGAAGAACATTCTAGATGATGCAGTTTGAGGACTCTGGGAGGAAGTGACAGAGGATGTGAGGCCTGGGGAAGAACATTCTAGATGATGCAGTTTGAGGACTCTGGGAGGAAGTGACAGAGGATGTGAGGCCTGGGGAAGAACATTCTAGATGATGCAGTTTGAGGATGTAGTGAGATGGCTAGCATAGCTCCATAGGCATGTGAGTGAGATGAGGCACAGGAGGTGATGAGGCTCGAGAAAGAGGAGAGCCACTAGAAGGCTCTGGGCAAGGGAGCGGCATGATGAAATTTGTGTCTTTACAATATCCTGGATGTTTTAGAGAAGAGCTAGTAGGGGACAACAGTGGAAGCAGAAAGCCAGGGGTCACAGCCAGGTGACAGGTGAAGTTTGATACCTTAACTTACGATGGTAGTCAACCAATCTATTCAGGATGTGTGTGAAGGAGAAGTTAATAGTTCTACTAGTGAGTAGTTAGATGGCTCTTAAATGAACTATGGGGTGTATGGAGGTCCCATTTATGGATGCAGGTAAGACTGAGGAATGGCACATTTTAGAGGAAATGAAGAGTTTAAGACCTGTAGGTGGGCATGTTGAGTACGCAGCAGGCAGCAGTGTCTGGAGTTATCATATTTATATATCACATGGCTCTACCTGTTTAAAATCCTTCAGTGAATCCTTATCCCCTTCATGACAAATCCAAGCACTCTGGATATGGACCTTCTGTGCATCTCTAGCCCCATCACCTAATTCCAACCTATGCCAAGTGCTGTTCAAACACAGATTCATCTGTAGTgtgctctcttttcctcccttcccttcctccctctgtctTTGCATGCCCCTTTCCTTCCCTAGACTGTCCTTCTAGTTTTGACCTGGCTGACCCTTGTGTCCCTTAGTCCTCAGTTCTCCAGGTAACCATTCCTTGTCCCACCAGCCATTTGTTCCCCAAGGCATTTCATACCACTGGATTAGATGTCCTTCTTTTCTGCTTCCAGAACACCCTGTACATATCTCTTTGATTCGGGAGTCACAATACTGAGTTCAGGTTCTGGCTTCTCCCCAATTAGTGAGTGAACCTGGGCAAGGACCTAACTCCCTGAGgttcagtttcctaatctgttaCAGGATAATAATACTGCCTACTTTGCAGAGTTGTTAGGCAATTAAATGAGGTGATTTGGGGCATAGCGCTTATGATGGTACCTGGCAGATGAATTGCCATGCAAGCCACTaactattattataataataccTATCACACTGTTGTGTGAGtattttcattctgatttttcctttgaaaatataaGTGCTTGAATGAAGCCACTGAAGCATTTATCTGTGTTTCTGATGTCTATTAAACCTCATTAATTGTTTCAAATGGGACAAATGAATTAACGAATGGAAAACCAGGAATGGGCTATGATAATACTATGAAAAGAACCAGCATGTTCTTCTTCAGTGGGATTACTCTCTTGAGCAGCTGTTCTCTGACTTGAACTCTATTCATCAAACAAGAGATCCTGGCTTGTTGAACCTAGAGTACGTTTGGATTGTGGTTCAGTGAAAGTACTACTGTTACCTTTGGATCAGGCAGACATGGTCCAAAAGCTTCTAACAGAAGAGTCTCCTCTCTGACAGCCTGTTCATAGTCTGCAAAGGACAGTTTCCCATCGTGGTCACAGTCCTGGGGGGACAAGCAGCACAGGAGTCTGCACCCTAGAATACACTTCTCTGCACATACTTACTGTCTTTTCATTGTGAAACGTTAGGACAAGAAAGAAGGTGGAAAAAATAAGAGATTCAACAGCAAAATTGACAAGAACTTTTAATATTGGCATAAAGAGCACACTGAAGTGTTTTCTTTCAGCAAGTAGGAATATGATGACTATCATGATTTTAACTCTTATTTCTGTCTCCTATCTGGCCAGTGAATTTCAATACAAAACACTGAAGAATCCATATTTACCATTTTCTTAAGTGTTATTTCCACCAAATCTTTGATTCCTTCATCAGGATCTTCTTCAGACGGCTGTCTGAGAAGGCTGTTCTTCAACATGTGAAACATTTCCTCCTTTGAAATGAATCCATCGCCATTCAAGTCAAACACGTCGAAGCAATCTTTTCAAAAGAGAACAAATCATAATTTTTATGCAATCGCTGAAGTAACCTTTGATCTGACAAAGTTTTCAGGGCCAAGCTCCGTATCATTGATGCTTTTGTCAACCTCACAGTTATACTGGAATCTGACTTCCACAGTAATGCTTTATATATGCAGTTGAATATACTGAACACTCTTTGGAGAACATCTCCTTATATTCAGCTATGAAAAAGCAAGCCAACGCACATTAGCTTGGACATATTCATCTTGAAACTCCAGGGAAACTGATTAAAATAGGACTCTTAAAAGAGTCAACCAGAATCAATACAGGATTAATTAATTGAATTAAATCAATCAATAATCAGAACAAGTGAATTAAGCTTCTCTGGTTTAATGGTCACAATTCAAGTAGTGAAATGCATAAAACACAATGTttaaatatgtgtgtgcataatTATTAGCATGGGGTTTTGCTGGGTATGAACTACATCTCAGAATCTCTTGATTCTccctttcaataatttttaagaatttattccATATCATTAACTTGAATTCACTCTATAAAAAGTTGCTAATGGTGAttcagacaaataaataaataaacaaataaacaaattaacCTACTTCACTGGCTAGAGAACACCGGTTAAATACTTTAAGtacaatcaaaatatttttttaatgagataacCTGAAAtcttacatttcattttttcttccaaagTTCCTCGAAGAAACAGTGACAATCCATTAATCCACTCGGTTATGCTTATACAGCCATCATTATCTTTATCAAAACCTCGGAACACTAATAAGAAAGAGGTGCTATGTCACACCGCAATGCCTTTACATTCTCAGTAACATACATACATTGCTACTTCTCCTTAAACCTAAAGAAAACTTTAGGATCAGATGGTCCACTGTTCTCACTTGACAAAGGAATCATGACACTGGAAAACTCTTTCATTTaaactttcacattttttcttcatattttgtggaaacaaaaaaaatcctgaatgtctaaatacacaaataaataaatgagaatatctacatatatcaacattaaatatattgattttaatgtacataaatatataattttacattttgatacTCAAGAAAAATAACTCTGCTACATAATTCGTTGTTATTCTAATACTTATTGGAATACCTTCTATGACgtaaaaacatttaaatgccCTTTAAAACTATTCTAGTTAGTAGTGGGGAAAAACCTAGTTACTATTATGCTATTAAGTAGAAATGTAATTGTTTTAGATTTCCTGACATAAAGTACGGGAAACCTAGTTCTTTAATCAGACTTTGACCTCTTGTTAAATACACACATTTGAGCTGACTTTATCTCCCTCACTATGATTTAtgcaaaattacatttttattttcaagtgaaATGCAGAACATTGTTTACTCCCAAGAATATGTCCAGATTCCAAACATATTTATCAGATCTGACTGGATTTGGCCTGTTAGAATCTCATGTGTTTTCATACCTCTGTCCATAATCATGTCATCTGTCATTCCAAATGTCATGTGCAGGATGTTTCGAAATGCATTACGATCCAGTCCAGTGACTGTTCCTGGCCGTTCTGCTGCATCTCCCACCAAGTTATAAAAAAGATTTACAAGACAGCTCACTTCATGCTTAttaactgtgaaagaataaaattaagatatAACAAAATATGATTTCATCACTAAATTCTAACAAATGCTGCCTTTAGGGGTTATTGACAATACTGAATCCATCAAATAGGTAATTGGGATGCATGAACCCTTCAGCTAATAGAGCAAGGCCAATGCTACACTatccattaaaataaaagtagCAGCACCACCTGTGAACAGGAGTTGAATATTAGACAGATGCAATTTTGTTAGCCAAGTTACCTGAATAATGGTTGTGGGATCAGATCCTAAACTTTATGAGGCCAGGAGAGTCCTGGTTAAGGATAAGAGAGGGTCCTTGTAAGAATGGTGATGTTCCTTTCAGCATTTTGATCATAGGCTTTCATGGGATTTAGAATTTCACTCATATAGCAACTCCTCTCTGGAAACAGGACCCAGGTTCCTCAACACCAGGCAacagttttcatttcaatttagCTTGTGTAAATTCATAAGCAAAGTTGTGGAAGTCAGAATCACCTATTTTCTAATAAAGAAGCTTTTAAGGATGTACATCTGTAGaaatgcatatgtatttatatatgttgtAACAGTGGGATGATAGAGAGACATAGCTGGTGGCTGAGGTTGGTGAGAAGATATGGAGCAATTTTTTGCAGTGGCTATTAGggaaaaatgtatagaaagaaataaaaggaaaaggaacccAATGTGTTCCTGTAGTAGATGGTGTTTCTGTAAGTGAAACATGCAACTATTCAGTACTACTTTAAAGGAACGAATGTTTTATTTAaagcatatatacacacacattcatactTGCCCAACACATAATGGCTTAAAGGGTGGGCTTATGAACACTGAGCTAATTATTTGTGCTCCAATAACCGTTTGAGGTCAATAGGGGCGAGGGTTATTCCTAGCAATAAGAACATAACAATGAGTCTAAGTATGAAGTATGGGTGGAAGATAGGGAAGATTTCATTTCAAAACAAGATAACGTACAGTtggacaaaacaaaaacaaggctGAAACTTCTCTGCACATAAAAGAACCTAACACATAGGAAGTGAGAATAACACCCCATCACACAGAGCACTGCTCAAGACCCAGGCTTGCTTATTATTTCTGGTTTAGGACACTgcaatttaagaagaaaattgaaaacttcagaaaataaatgaaaagttttagtgaataaattgattaaataataggaaaacaaaagaatggttataataaaaaaggACTCTAGTGGTTGATGAAGAAAAGGCTGCAGGAAGAATGATGTGTGTGAAATGTTAGGAGAGGGGATGTAGATTAAGTGATTTTTCTATCTTGGCTGAACTGTAAATGAAAGACAATCAGTGTAACTTATTACCCAAAGGATCAGAAGATtaaccagaagaaaatatttcttaatgacATGTTTCTAAAATTCTAGAATATAATATTAATGAAATTAGGGAAATTCAAGAACGGATTTTCATCTTTTTGGAATGGTCTAAATGTCTCCTGCAGATCACATCTATGGAATGATGGATAGACTAGCTATTCACTTAAGAGTCCTTTTTCTCTAATTCTacaaaatttattcatttcattctgGGGGCATTATTATTTGGCAACTACAGGGAAATTCGACCTTAGGGGTCTGCcacttaaaacaatttaaaattgttttaatgttGACGACTTGCAattatttaaatagaatttaaCTGGGAAGCATCAAATATTTTAAGcctcactttaaaaattttatgcaaggacagaaattaaaaagagttgactgtttttcttctcaagtgttcacttaccttttaaaatatacactGATCTTTTAATTGTTCACAGGATATCTTTTGCAATATACTGCAAACTTACTGAACAGGAGCTAAACAAGATTTGGTGTTTCGTACAGCAGTTATTGCATTCTTTATGACTACTTGTCCAAAATGTTCACTATCTGTTTTAAGAAGTTCTGGCCTTTTCCCAGGAATGAAAGCATCTAAACCACATTCACAGCTTCTAAGCCCAAGGGCCATTCTGTTTTTTACTCTGAGAACAACCTTAAAGTTTCCCATGAAATTCTAGGTCTACCTGCTAGAAAGTGTGATTAGAGCAGTTCTCTTTAAGGAACACTCATCTTGTCACCTGTGAATCTCCTTGGCTTTCAACACACAAGAAAAACTGGAAAGTGGAAGACTGGGTTTGGAAAGAGATTCATTATCATGTGTTCAGCTTTGTCCAGCACTTTGACTTCCAAACAAATCTCGTTGCTCTGAATAGTGTTTTCTGGGCCACTTCAACTCTCCTTTCCTAGCAACGTTCAGACATTGATAACTCTTGTCCCCTCCTGCTAAGTAAATGTCCAGCGCTAGGACCCTGCTAggttatttgctttaaaaataccTAGAAGGCAGAGCGAGGCAGCATGGCTAGGTTGGTTGTGCTATTTTTCTTGACGCTGGTGGTTTTGGTACTTATTTTACACTTTGGTCAGAGGCTAAAGCCATGTGTCTTGAGGGCATATAAATCACTTGTCTATaatgtaaaaataagaatttgaggGGCCAGTAAGTGCATGCGTGGGAGCGCAGTGCCAGATGATCGGGTGCTTGCCCCAAGGAGCTAAAGCCCGGGGTTCCCTCTGGGGCTTCTCttcagggggtggggtggagaaaggTTCAGCTCGGCCCGGCCCCACCGTGACACTGCCAGGGGCTCCGTCTGTTTAACCCTTCATTCTTACTTACAGTGTTTGCAACTTTTAGCTAAGCTGTCCGTCAACTTCTGCAGCTTCTTGCGGTTCATGCTGGGCACACAGGAACCGGGGCGGGGTGCGGCCAGTGTCTCGCGGCGCGCGCCGGCCCTGGGTGGGGACCCGGCTCCGGCTGCGGCCCCGCGAGCGCGCCGCCCGCACACGCAACGTGACCATGGCAACGGTCTGGCCCGCCGCCGATTGGCTCCGGGGCCCCTGCGCACGGGCCGAGCGCGTGGCCCGCACACACAACGTGGCCATGGCAACGGCCTGGCCTGCCGCCGATTGGCTTCAGAGCCAGGGCACGCGCGGTGCGTGCGCTGTCCTAGCACAAACTGTGGCCTTGGCAACGGCCCGGCTGACCGTGGGTTGGCCCCGCGTGTCACAGCCCCGCAAGCTGCAGGGAGTTCTTGTTGCTGCCGCCGGGATTCTAAGGTTCAGGGTTCACAGCCCCTTTGATGAACTGTAAACCACCGGGCTCTAAATATGTGTTACGCACACCGTGTGAGGAATGTTTCTGGGTGGTGGGAGCTACGCCCCAGCCGAGGCTTGGGTCTCTTGGGAAATCATAGGGAACTGGAGGAGCGTCAAGAAATAGCAGGTGTTTCTCTAGACGGCTGTTCCACGAGTGGCGCAGGAGCTTGGTTTGCGGGCTGAATTGCCCTTGGGAGGTCACAATTTGCTGTGATGCCAGAATGAACCTGAAAAACAGGACATCTTTAAATTTTTGGTGGTGTTACTGGGGACAAAAGGTCATCGCAATGTTTCCCTTCCTGCTCATTCTCAAGGGGCAGAGGTTGTCAGTGGAAATTGGCAAAAATCACTGGCAATTTTTCAGCTAAAGAGTCACCCACTCAAAGAGAACCAGGCTGACAAGTGCAGCTTGGCTCCGGGATACAGCCCAACcttatttttctggaaaatatcCTAGGAGAATTGATTCTTTAGTTGTTTAAAACAGATTCTGTAACTGCAAACAAAAGATAGTCCTTCCATCTTTAATGTAGGAAGACTTTCTGCTCTTCTTAACCACAGATGGGATATCCTCTTTGAATTAAGACAGCAATACAACTGCCTAGCTCAGTCAGGAGCACAACAAGTGCAGTGTTCTCCAGGGTGCTCATTTGCGTAACTTCAGAGGGGAAATGGCCTTTGGAATACAAAGTATTTTACAATGTTATCTTGAGACTGAAAGCAGAGAAATTCTGCCCACATGTGCAGCAATCCAAAATGAAATGGTTCCAGTTATGAGGTCTCTGGTTTTCGTCCCTGTTTTGTTTGTCAAAAAAAGGATTGGGGTGCTGTTTGAAACTTGAGCAGATGATGCTTGTTGAAGGCTGGTACTCGGTTATTCTGAAACATATGCCTGGAGAAAATGTAGTCGTGTGAAATGATGGCGACTATGAGTAGGTATTTGCAAAAGTGCTCTGATTAAATACTTTTCCTCTATGCCACCTTGTCTAACAGCTGTGAAAATACTAATGAGATTGCAGAAAACACATACTAATGAGATTGCAGAGAAAGGGCTGGACATATTCTAATTACAATCACTTGTGAAGCTATGGTACCTTTTATAAAAGATTaaagttttaataaatatttcactcATGGAGAATTTGCAGTGCTCATTTCTAAAGGCAGGAAGCTGAAAGAGTTAAAACTAGTTCTTACTGAGAAACTGAGTCCCACCTGCGTCTCTGTGGGTCTGTTAAGCACCTTTCACCTCCTAGCGGAAGAAAACACACTTCCCCTTGGGAAGCTGCCCTCCTTTGGTAGCGAGCATGCTGGTGGGGTTGGACAGACATCTACGCAGGGAACTTGCTGGGGAGTACCTGGAGGTTTGCGCATCAGTTTTTACTTCGCAAGGTTCAGGCCTGGGGTCAATCAACCATGTTTCcttaaagtggataaaatgatgCAGGGGGCATATCAAAGACTGTTGGagtgagattaaaatattcaaagctgTTATACCAAGTAGAAATTCCTTAACCTGTTGAGAGACTGTGAGGCAGCCCCACCACCTCTCTCACGCATGCAAAAGTTTTCTTtcgtgggcgggccgcggtggctcagcgggcaaagtgcttgcctgctatgccggaggacctcggttcgattcccggccccagcccatgtaacaaaaacggagaaacagaatacaataaaacaagaaaatgtttaaaaatgtttccctttcttccatccttccttccttctctctgtctttcctttaaaaaaaaaaaaaaaaaagttttctttcgTGCTATTCGTTTAGCAAACATCTTCAGAATGCATTGATGTATGAAAGCCGCTCCTCTAAAAGACGACTTCAGAGCTGACCCTGCTACAGGGCTGTGAGAATCATTCTTATGGGAAATCTCCTCTTTGCTGGTGCCATACTTTGTCAATGTATCGGTTTACTACATTCCTGGTAACTATTTGAATTCATTATAATTTGTGTGCTTAAGACAAATGGTCAGCTAATGATAATTCAAGGTAAAATGGAATTTCTCTTTATAGTATTTAGTTGATCATACTGAGTTGAGAGATGATTGCTTTTTACAATGTTTTCCTCAAGTGATTTCACAGATCAGGCAACTGAACTTGAACAATTACTTCATATCAAAGTAATCAATAATGGAATAATAAAACTTAGGGTTAATTTGCATTATGCAGAAATTTTACAGTGCATTAAATAATTGctgaacttctcaaaattaaagcAACTTTGAGATAAATACTTGAGTAAAGACGAAATCAAAGTGACTATTAATGCTATGAATGTTTCcttcaattttgttttcaaaacaatTTTCTCTTTGACTTAACAATTGTTTGGAATTTTTCCATGATAAATATATTGGGCCAAGGTgacaaaagtattttatttaatgggAACCTTTCATGAGGATGGCCTTTGGAAGTTGGTTAGGAAATGACATCATGAAATTGATATCCAAGTATATTACAAATCtatttgaaattgttttaataaaagaaaaatagaaaggttAGTTATCTACATAATTGAAATTCAATTTTACTAATTTCATTTTGTAGAGATAATGATGAAAAATGTTGAGATAATTTTAACCAACTGTTTGGTGGTTGAATCCCCACTCCTTACTTTCAGTACTTTAGACCTCTCTCAGGTCAGAACTTTTATGTTTCATACACAAACCCTTGACAAGTCTTAAAGAGcatggttgtgtttttttttttttttttaacttattttgttgTAAAGTATAatctatatacaaagcaaagaaagaaaaaagcaataatttccaaagcactcttcaacaagtagttacaggacaggtcccagagtttgtcattgggctactattccatcatctcagatttttccttctagctgttccagaacattgtaatcttagaaggaatatatatatatatataatcacaactgactttttttcttctttgtgaaaaataacacatatacaaaaaacattaaatttcaaagcacagcacaacaattattgtagaacagatttcaaagtttagcagggttacaactccacaattttaggtttttacttctagctgccctaagatactggacactaaaagaaatatcaatataatgattcagcactcacactcatttgttaagtcctaccttctctgtataactccaccatcaccttttatctttctctcacTGTTTAGGTGTaattgggcaatgcccattctaaccattttatgttggaaggggctgtcaataatatgcgatagggggatggaactagttgatgttctggagaggctggcccctctaagaGCATGGTTTTGACTACCTTATGTAAAGCAAATCTCTACTTACCCCATCCTTTTCTGCCTCGACTGTTTCCTTCCTAGTACTCGTCCTAATTTataatgattttatttactttctttttataatcTCTCCTCTCCACTACATTGAACATTACATGATGTCTCTTTCTACATTCATGTCTATTTTTATCTCTATATCTGTCTATCATCTATATCTCTGAGGTTTAAAAAACACAATCCATGTTCTATTATTGGTATTCATGGAAGGTGGTGAAAATTTGCTTGAGTGAGGACTAAGCCACCAAGAATCCTCCTTGCAATCTCCTTGTCAGGA
Protein-coding sequences here:
- the CLXN gene encoding calaxin; protein product: MNRKKLQKLTDSLAKSCKHFNKHEVSCLVNLFYNLVGDAAERPGTVTGLDRNAFRNILHMTFGMTDDMIMDRVFRGFDKDNDGCISITEWINGLSLFLRGTLEEKMKYCFDVFDLNGDGFISKEEMFHMLKNSLLRQPSEEDPDEGIKDLVEITLKKMDCDHDGKLSFADYEQAVREETLLLEAFGPCLPDPKSQMEFEAQVFKDPHEFNYEI